One Tamlana carrageenivorans genomic region harbors:
- a CDS encoding beta-ketoacyl synthase N-terminal-like domain-containing protein — translation MQQPISITAISSISSLGKTPDEVWQSYLNNNHCLTSKSVLDQELPVAQIPDHAKGDIETLKQSDQKYKSLDHSVLYAIYASRAAVKQAKWHASDNFGINLGSSRGATELFETYYDSFLQSNKAETLSSPTTTLGNIASWVAHDLQTGGPEISHSITCSTALHALLNGIAWINSGMCNKFLVGGSEAPLTPFTLAQMQALKIYSQVKIQNDGHAELVEAHEATFPCRALDLEKTKNTMVLGEGASVACLEAGIQEDALAIISGYGYATEILKHNISISSDAQCFQKSMKMALGDLNPDEVDVIVMHAPGTIKGDLSEVKAIEKVFPNPPALTTNKWKIGHTFGASGALNIELAVLMLQKQQFISVPFLKHQKEPKRIKNILVNAVGFGGNAVSILVSKANK, via the coding sequence ATGCAACAACCCATTTCCATAACCGCCATATCATCTATTTCTTCCTTAGGAAAAACACCCGACGAAGTATGGCAAAGTTATTTAAACAACAACCATTGTTTAACTTCAAAATCTGTTTTGGATCAAGAGCTACCAGTCGCTCAAATTCCGGATCATGCTAAAGGCGATATTGAGACTTTAAAGCAATCCGATCAAAAATACAAGTCTTTAGATCATTCTGTTTTATATGCCATTTACGCTTCTAGAGCTGCTGTAAAACAAGCCAAATGGCATGCTAGCGATAATTTTGGAATCAATTTAGGTTCTTCCCGAGGAGCAACCGAACTTTTTGAAACCTATTACGACTCCTTTTTACAATCCAACAAGGCTGAAACATTGAGTTCACCAACCACAACCTTAGGCAATATCGCATCTTGGGTGGCTCATGATTTACAAACTGGAGGCCCAGAAATAAGTCACTCCATAACCTGTTCTACAGCTTTGCATGCCTTGTTAAACGGTATTGCTTGGATTAATTCGGGCATGTGTAATAAATTTTTGGTTGGAGGAAGTGAAGCGCCATTAACGCCATTTACCCTAGCGCAAATGCAGGCACTAAAAATATATTCGCAAGTTAAAATTCAAAACGATGGTCACGCTGAACTTGTCGAAGCGCACGAAGCAACATTCCCATGTCGCGCCTTAGATCTCGAAAAAACCAAAAACACCATGGTGTTAGGTGAAGGTGCATCGGTAGCTTGCTTAGAAGCCGGCATTCAGGAGGATGCCTTGGCGATTATTAGTGGCTATGGCTATGCAACCGAAATTTTAAAACATAACATTTCTATTTCTAGTGATGCCCAGTGTTTCCAGAAATCGATGAAAATGGCTCTTGGCGATTTAAATCCCGATGAGGTCGATGTAATTGTCATGCATGCACCAGGGACTATAAAAGGCGATTTATCGGAAGTAAAAGCCATCGAAAAAGTGTTCCCTAACCCTCCAGCACTTACCACCAACAAATGGAAAATTGGGCATACTTTTGGCGCTTCAGGGGCTTTAAATATCGAATTAGCTGTTTTGATGCTTCAAAAACAGCAATTTATAAGTGTCCCTTTTTTAAAGCAT